The bacterium genomic interval GGACTATAGCGGGAATAATCGAGCAGATAATGAAACTTCCTCAGGGGCACAGAATACTTGTGCTGGCACCGCTGGTCCGTGGTCGTAAAGGAGAGTATAAAGCTCTCTTCGAAAGGCTACAGAAAGAGGGCTTCCTCCGAGTAAGAGTTGATGGGCACATTCGAACTATGGATAAGCCGATATTGCTCGAAAAGAATAAGAAACACACCATAGAGCTCGTTGTGGACAGATTAACCGTGGACGAGCATTATCGTGGGCGACTTTCCGAATCCATAGAAACGGCTCTATCCTACGGCGATGGGTTGGTTGTCATCGTAGATTACGATACAGGCGAGGAATACACATTTTCGGAGAAGATGGCGTGTCCACGCTGCGGAACGAGTATTGAAGAGCTATCACCGCGAATGTTTTCTTTTAACTCGCCCTACGGAGCGTGTCCTCAATGTGCGGGGCTTGGCATCCAGCTTAGGATAGACCCCGACCTTATCGTTCCGAATCCGAATCTTTCGATTTACGAGGGCGCAATAGCTGTATGGCGCGATTTCGTAGGGAGCTGGTACTTCGCTCAGCTTAAGGCTTTAGCGAAAAAGTACGATATACCCCTTCACAAACCGTGGAAAGAACTTTCGGAAAAACATAAGAAACTCATTCTTTACGGCAGCGACGAGGAGATAGTAGTTCACTATAAATCCGCTAACGGAAAATCCTCGGGGAGATGGGTAGGTGTTTACGAAGGCATAATACCCAATCTTGAGCGCCGTTACAGGCAGACCGAGTCAAACGATGTCAGAGCCTGGATTCAGCGTTTCATGGTTGCCGAAAAGTGCAGCGCTTGCGGTGGTTCTCGACTGCGCCCTGAATCGAGAGCCGTGACCGTTGCAGGAAAGCGTATACACGAGATAACCGCAATGTCAATAGACGAAGCATGCGAGTTCTTCGATGAGCTACCTGAAAAACTAACCCAAAGCCAGAATGAAATAGCAAGGCAAATAATAAAGGAGATTCGCGCGCGACTTCATTTCCTTCGCGATGTCGGCGTGGGATATCTTACGCTGGATAGAATGACGCACACACTATCGGGCGGCGAGGCGCAAAGAATACACTTAGCGACCCAGATAGGTTCGAGGCTTGTTGGTGTGCTTTATGTGCTTGATGAGCCAACTATAGGACTTCATCCCAGGGATACTGATAAACTGCTTAGAACGCTAATCCAGCTCAGGGACCTTGGGAACACAGTCATAGTTGTTGAGCACGATAGACAGATAATAGAAAGCTCGGATTTCGTGGTTGACCTTGGCCCCGGTGCAGGGGTGAAAGGCGGACATGTGGTAGCGCTGGGTCCTCCTGAGGAGATAAAGAAAGTCCCGGAAAGCATAACGGGAAAGTACCTCGCTGGTAAGCTGAAAATTTCTATACCCGAGCAAAGAAGACCGGGGAATGGCAAAGAACTGGTCCTTGTCGGCGCAACAGGGCACAACTTGAAAAACATAACTGTCAGATTCCCTCTCGGGAAATTCATTTGCATAACTGGTGTTTCCGGCTCGGGCAAAAG includes:
- the uvrA gene encoding excinuclease ABC subunit UvrA; the encoded protein is MDDYIVIQGAREHNLKNISLKIPRNKLVVITGLSGSGKSSLAFDTIYAEGQRRYVESLSAYARQFLSLMEKPDVDFIDGLSPAIAIQQRKASHNPRSTVATATEIYDYLRLLYARVGTPHCWICGAPIERWTIAGIIEQIMKLPQGHRILVLAPLVRGRKGEYKALFERLQKEGFLRVRVDGHIRTMDKPILLEKNKKHTIELVVDRLTVDEHYRGRLSESIETALSYGDGLVVIVDYDTGEEYTFSEKMACPRCGTSIEELSPRMFSFNSPYGACPQCAGLGIQLRIDPDLIVPNPNLSIYEGAIAVWRDFVGSWYFAQLKALAKKYDIPLHKPWKELSEKHKKLILYGSDEEIVVHYKSANGKSSGRWVGVYEGIIPNLERRYRQTESNDVRAWIQRFMVAEKCSACGGSRLRPESRAVTVAGKRIHEITAMSIDEACEFFDELPEKLTQSQNEIARQIIKEIRARLHFLRDVGVGYLTLDRMTHTLSGGEAQRIHLATQIGSRLVGVLYVLDEPTIGLHPRDTDKLLRTLIQLRDLGNTVIVVEHDRQIIESSDFVVDLGPGAGVKGGHVVALGPPEEIKKVPESITGKYLAGKLKISIPEQRRPGNGKELVLVGATGHNLKNITVRFPLGKFICITGVSGSGKSTLINETLYPILARYYHRAHLKPLPYKEIIGLDNIDNVINIDQSPIGRTPRSNPATYTGVFTPIRELFASLPESRARGYRPGRFSFNVKGGRCEACQGTGVIKLEMHFLPDVYIKCDECKGKRFKAETLEIKYKGYSIADVLAMTVDEAYDLFENIPPIERKLRILKEVGLGYIQLGQSAPTLSGGEAQRVKLAKELSHTETGNTLYILDEPTVGLHAYDVKVLLAVLDKLVDRGNTVIVIEHNLDVIAHADWIIDLGPGGGDEGGYIVAEGTVEEVAQNPKSITGKYLRTILERFGKERVETKAVT